The Spartinivicinus poritis genome contains a region encoding:
- a CDS encoding HlyC/CorC family transporter: MNEVPLGFLFGALFVLILLSAFFSSSETGMMALNRYRLRHLVNSKHRAATLASRLLERPDRLIGIILIGNNFVNILASSIATIIAIRVWGDAGIAIATGLLTLVILIFAEVTPKTLAALHPERIAFPAAYLLRPLLILLYPVVWFINGITNNLLRLFGVNPNENQQDHLSTEEFRTLVHETPGIIPRKRKGMVLGILDLENVSVDDIMVPRQEIIGIDIDDDIETIISQLQDCQHTRLPIYKDDINNIIGVLHMRNAARFLATGTPSKADLLQEIAEPYFILENTPLHTQLFNFQKEKLRIAFVVDEYGDVEGLITLEDILEEIVGEFTTDMSDDSEGIKVQPDGSFLIDGSANIRDINRLLKWDLPSNGPKTLNGLITEYLETIPETKVCLKVDSYLIEILQIKDNVIKQAKVSFKKKR, translated from the coding sequence TTGAACGAAGTGCCCCTTGGTTTCCTATTTGGAGCCCTGTTTGTACTCATTTTACTTTCAGCATTTTTTTCCAGCTCCGAAACCGGAATGATGGCTTTAAACCGTTACCGGCTTCGTCACTTAGTGAATAGCAAACATCGTGCAGCGACCCTTGCTAGCCGATTGCTAGAAAGGCCTGACCGGTTGATTGGAATAATTTTAATCGGTAATAACTTTGTTAATATCTTAGCCTCTTCAATAGCCACCATTATTGCCATCAGAGTCTGGGGAGATGCAGGTATCGCCATCGCCACAGGCCTACTAACTTTAGTTATTTTGATTTTTGCAGAAGTAACTCCAAAAACATTAGCGGCACTACACCCCGAGCGCATTGCATTTCCAGCAGCCTACCTGTTACGACCACTGCTCATACTATTGTATCCTGTGGTTTGGTTTATCAATGGTATCACTAACAATTTACTTCGCTTGTTTGGGGTTAACCCTAATGAAAACCAGCAAGATCATCTCAGCACAGAGGAGTTTCGTACGTTGGTTCACGAAACACCTGGCATTATTCCTCGCAAGCGCAAGGGGATGGTATTAGGTATTTTGGATCTGGAAAATGTTAGTGTTGATGACATTATGGTGCCTCGCCAAGAAATAATTGGTATTGATATTGACGATGACATAGAAACTATCATTAGCCAGCTACAAGACTGTCAGCATACTCGCCTACCTATTTATAAAGACGATATCAACAACATTATTGGTGTCCTTCATATGCGTAATGCAGCTCGCTTTTTAGCGACTGGCACGCCAAGTAAAGCAGATTTATTACAGGAAATTGCAGAGCCTTACTTTATTTTAGAGAACACACCATTACACACTCAGCTATTCAACTTTCAAAAAGAAAAGCTACGTATTGCCTTTGTTGTAGATGAATATGGTGATGTTGAAGGTTTAATTACTCTAGAAGATATTCTCGAAGAGATAGTCGGTGAATTCACTACAGATATGTCTGATGATAGCGAGGGTATCAAAGTACAGCCTGATGGCTCTTTTCTCATTGATGGCTCAGCTAATATTCGAGACATCAACCGACTATTGAAATGGGATCTACCTAGCAATGGCCCCAAAACATTGAATGGTTTGATCACTGAATATCTTGAAACCATCCCCGAAACTAAGGTTTGTTTGAAGGTAGACTCTTACTTAATAGAAATTCTACAAATTAAAGACAACGTTATTAAGCAGGCTAAAGTCTCATTCAAGAAGAAAAGGTAA
- a CDS encoding NUDIX hydrolase: MKYCAQCGKPVEHFTPAGDNRPRYVCSHCQTIHYQNPKIVAGCLPAYKELILLCRRAIEPRKGFWTLPAGFMELGETTLQAAQRETWEEALATVEQLELYTIFNLPHISQVYMIFRAQLEEPNFGPGDESHEVQLFHETDIPWQQLAFPTIEKTLRHYFVDRQSGNFPVRVEDITQPIKK; encoded by the coding sequence ATGAAATACTGCGCTCAGTGTGGAAAACCAGTTGAGCACTTCACCCCTGCAGGTGACAACCGTCCTCGTTATGTGTGCAGTCACTGTCAGACCATCCACTACCAAAACCCTAAAATAGTCGCAGGCTGCCTGCCAGCTTATAAAGAGTTGATACTGCTTTGCCGAAGAGCTATTGAGCCAAGAAAAGGGTTTTGGACACTTCCAGCAGGTTTTATGGAGCTAGGCGAAACTACTCTTCAGGCAGCCCAACGAGAAACTTGGGAAGAAGCCCTAGCGACAGTAGAGCAACTAGAGCTATACACTATTTTTAACCTACCCCATATCAGCCAGGTTTATATGATTTTCCGCGCCCAGCTTGAAGAGCCAAACTTTGGCCCTGGGGATGAATCCCATGAGGTTCAATTATTTCATGAAACTGATATACCCTGGCAGCAGCTGGCATTCCCTACCATCGAAAAAACCCTTAGGCATTACTTTGTCGACCGGCAATCAGGTAATTTTCCGGTCAGGGTTGAGGATATTACTCAGCCGATCAAAAAGTGA
- a CDS encoding YqfO family protein, with protein sequence MYKIAVFIPEEALESVKSAMFQAGAGKIGDYDSCAWQVKGQGQFRPLAGSNPYVGQMDQVETVEEYRVEMVCADQYVTNVIQAMKQAHPYEEPAYDVWQLADLYTLRE encoded by the coding sequence ATGTATAAGATAGCGGTTTTTATTCCAGAAGAAGCATTAGAATCAGTAAAAAGTGCCATGTTTCAAGCTGGGGCAGGAAAAATTGGGGATTATGATAGTTGTGCTTGGCAAGTAAAGGGGCAAGGGCAGTTTCGACCACTCGCTGGTAGTAACCCTTATGTAGGGCAAATGGATCAGGTGGAAACAGTAGAAGAGTATCGGGTGGAAATGGTGTGTGCTGATCAGTATGTGACTAATGTAATTCAAGCTATGAAGCAAGCTCACCCTTATGAAGAGCCTGCATATGATGTATGGCAGTTAGCTGATTTGTATACCCTTCGCGAATGA
- a CDS encoding cytochrome C assembly family protein → MNIIIISVFAIICYCTTAIGQALAIKQNKQFRKSLVLFLGFSASLFQAITLYLLIHEPNGINLGFYNVSSVISWMIINIVLLSALKKPVESLLVFLAPLAALTIIFAVTQEAPKTLIPERNFGMLGHILFSILAYSILTIAAFQAVLLAYQNYKLKHHQLKGILKVFPPLQTMESLLFEFVWAGLILLTASLATGFLFVDDLLAQHLAHKTFLSIFAWLVFATLLWGRHQLGWRGNTAIKWTISGTTLLMLSYFGSKFVLDLVLQGR, encoded by the coding sequence ATGAATATAATCATCATTAGCGTGTTTGCTATTATCTGTTATTGCACGACTGCTATAGGTCAGGCACTGGCCATCAAGCAAAACAAACAGTTCCGTAAATCACTTGTTTTATTTCTAGGCTTTAGTGCGTCCCTATTCCAAGCTATCACCCTCTATCTGCTTATTCATGAACCAAATGGTATTAACCTTGGCTTTTATAATGTAAGTTCCGTGATTTCCTGGATGATTATTAACATTGTATTACTCAGTGCATTAAAAAAGCCTGTTGAAAGCTTGTTAGTTTTTCTTGCGCCACTTGCCGCATTAACAATCATTTTTGCAGTAACCCAAGAAGCACCAAAAACCCTCATACCTGAGCGCAACTTTGGTATGCTTGGGCACATTCTGTTTTCTATTCTAGCCTACAGTATTCTTACCATAGCAGCGTTTCAAGCTGTTTTACTGGCCTATCAAAACTATAAACTCAAGCACCATCAGCTCAAAGGAATCCTTAAAGTATTTCCACCACTACAAACAATGGAAAGTTTGTTATTTGAATTTGTCTGGGCTGGTTTAATTTTGCTTACCGCGTCACTTGCAACAGGCTTTTTATTTGTTGATGACTTACTAGCACAACATTTGGCTCATAAAACATTCTTATCTATATTTGCTTGGCTGGTCTTTGCCACCTTATTATGGGGCCGCCATCAGCTAGGCTGGCGTGGCAATACCGCAATTAAATGGACAATTAGTGGAACAACACTACTTATGCTTTCTTATTTTGGCAGTAAGTTTGTGCTAGACCTGGTTTTGCAGGGAAGATAA
- a CDS encoding CoA pyrophosphatase: MINKLYKALTDNPESELAVDLPEAAVLLPITDHPKKPEIIFTLRAAHLSTHSGEVAFPGGKRDDTDKSLWFTALRESYEEINLAADHVTPLGQLNPLASRFGLKVVPFVGVIPSQVALTPNLDELDLIFRAPLAFFLEPRHLKFEQIEFFGETYQIPYFCYEQFKIWGLTALMLVDLLNIGFDAGISCDWPQRDPEIIDKFVSMKNK; encoded by the coding sequence ATGATAAATAAATTGTATAAAGCCCTAACGGACAACCCTGAAAGTGAACTGGCTGTCGACTTGCCTGAAGCTGCTGTGTTGTTACCTATAACGGATCACCCTAAAAAACCGGAAATCATTTTTACTTTGCGTGCCGCCCACTTATCAACTCATAGTGGTGAAGTGGCTTTTCCTGGTGGCAAGCGAGACGATACCGACAAGAGCTTGTGGTTTACTGCATTAAGAGAATCCTATGAAGAAATCAATCTTGCTGCAGATCATGTTACGCCATTAGGCCAGTTGAACCCTTTAGCATCTCGATTTGGTTTAAAGGTGGTGCCATTTGTAGGGGTGATTCCTTCTCAGGTAGCGTTAACGCCAAATTTGGACGAGTTGGATTTAATCTTTAGAGCACCCTTAGCGTTTTTTTTGGAGCCGAGGCATCTCAAGTTTGAGCAGATTGAGTTTTTTGGTGAGACTTACCAAATCCCTTATTTTTGTTATGAGCAGTTTAAGATCTGGGGACTGACTGCATTGATGCTGGTTGATTTGCTGAATATTGGTTTTGATGCAGGTATCAGTTGTGATTGGCCTCAACGAGACCCTGAAATTATTGATAAATTTGTCAGTATGAAGAATAAGTAA
- a CDS encoding DUF3135 domain-containing protein: MKSNLPDFDELLFLANNKPDDLERLRKQLIEEAIQDAPLEYQRRLRGIQFQVDMKIRQSSNPMSACVAISKLMYESLHQLQLTLTNPEHAQLTRKRLNGELPAEDGAAPADVICLTNRRAAAPTI, from the coding sequence ATGAAGTCAAACCTTCCAGATTTTGATGAGTTGTTGTTTCTTGCCAATAACAAGCCAGATGATCTGGAAAGGCTCAGGAAACAGTTAATTGAAGAAGCAATCCAAGACGCCCCCCTTGAGTATCAAAGAAGATTACGTGGTATTCAGTTTCAAGTTGATATGAAAATTCGTCAATCGTCTAACCCAATGAGTGCTTGTGTTGCTATATCAAAGCTAATGTATGAGTCTTTACATCAGTTACAACTCACTCTCACCAACCCTGAGCATGCACAACTTACCCGCAAACGACTCAATGGTGAGCTACCCGCTGAAGATGGTGCTGCTCCCGCAGATGTTATTTGCTTAACCAACCGCCGTGCGGCCGCACCCACTATTTAA
- the ffh gene encoding signal recognition particle protein, whose protein sequence is MFENLTDRLSQTLRNVTGKAKLTEDNIRDTLREVRMALLEADVALPVVKDFVARIKERAVGQEVQKSLSPGQMFVKIVQSELIAIMGEACDDLNLAAQPPAVILMAGLQGAGKTTSVAKLAKFLTERKKKSVLVVSADVYRPAAIKQLETLANEVGVHFFPSHVEQNPVDIANGAINEAKNKHYDVVIVDTAGRLHIDEQMMEEIKVLHRAVNPIETLFVVDAMTGQDAANTAKAFSDALPLTGVILTKADGDARGGAALSVRHITGKPIKFLGVGEKTDALEPFHPDRIASRILGMGDVLSLIEEAEQKLDKQKADKLAKKLKKGKGFDLEDFRDQLQQMKKMGGITNMMDKLPGMGQMSQLAQQKIDDKPLVQMEAIISSMTPSERANPDIINGSRKKRIAMGSGTQVQDINRLLKQHKQMQKMMKKVTKKGGLTKLMRGMGGMKGMGGMMPPGGKFPGM, encoded by the coding sequence ATGTTTGAAAACTTAACTGATCGACTCTCGCAAACGCTTCGCAATGTAACAGGTAAAGCAAAGCTCACCGAAGATAATATTCGAGATACATTACGTGAAGTGCGAATGGCCTTGTTAGAGGCTGATGTTGCACTACCTGTAGTAAAAGACTTTGTTGCACGGATTAAAGAGCGAGCGGTTGGCCAAGAGGTGCAAAAAAGCCTGAGTCCAGGCCAGATGTTTGTGAAAATCGTCCAGTCTGAGCTGATTGCCATTATGGGCGAAGCCTGTGACGACTTGAATCTAGCTGCACAGCCTCCAGCGGTTATCTTGATGGCAGGGCTTCAGGGTGCAGGTAAAACGACCTCTGTTGCTAAGCTGGCTAAGTTTCTTACTGAGCGTAAGAAAAAATCTGTGTTAGTGGTAAGTGCCGATGTTTATCGTCCTGCAGCTATCAAACAGCTGGAAACGCTAGCAAATGAAGTTGGAGTGCACTTTTTCCCCAGTCATGTAGAGCAAAACCCTGTTGATATTGCTAATGGCGCGATCAATGAGGCCAAAAATAAGCACTATGATGTGGTGATTGTGGATACCGCAGGTCGTCTCCATATTGATGAGCAAATGATGGAAGAGATCAAGGTCCTGCATAGAGCAGTCAACCCAATCGAAACCCTGTTTGTGGTAGATGCGATGACAGGGCAGGATGCAGCTAACACAGCAAAAGCTTTTAGTGATGCACTGCCTCTCACAGGTGTTATTTTAACTAAAGCTGATGGTGATGCTCGTGGGGGGGCTGCGCTATCTGTTCGCCACATTACTGGTAAACCGATTAAGTTTTTGGGGGTTGGTGAAAAAACAGATGCTTTAGAACCATTCCATCCTGATCGGATTGCTTCTCGTATACTTGGAATGGGAGATGTTCTTTCTTTAATAGAGGAAGCAGAACAAAAGCTTGATAAGCAGAAAGCGGATAAGCTGGCGAAAAAGCTGAAAAAAGGCAAAGGCTTCGACTTAGAAGACTTTCGTGACCAGCTTCAGCAGATGAAGAAAATGGGTGGCATCACCAATATGATGGACAAACTGCCTGGGATGGGGCAGATGTCGCAACTGGCTCAGCAAAAAATTGATGATAAGCCCCTTGTTCAAATGGAAGCGATCATTAGCTCAATGACCCCCTCTGAACGAGCTAATCCAGATATTATTAATGGTTCACGGAAAAAACGGATTGCAATGGGTTCTGGTACCCAGGTTCAGGATATTAACCGTTTGCTTAAACAGCACAAGCAAATGCAAAAAATGATGAAAAAAGTCACCAAAAAAGGCGGCTTGACCAAGTTAATGCGGGGAATGGGAGGCATGAAAGGAATGGGGGGTATGATGCCACCTGGCGGCAAATTCCCTGGGATGTAA